One window of Steroidobacteraceae bacterium genomic DNA carries:
- the tsaD gene encoding tRNA (adenosine(37)-N6)-threonylcarbamoyltransferase complex transferase subunit TsaD, whose amino-acid sequence MTSGEKPRLVLGIESSCDESAVAVMDSERGLLGHRVFSQIELHRAHGGVVPELASRDHIRRLLPMIEQLLADLGLARGELDAVAYTAGPGLVGALLTGAALGEALAFALGIPALRIHHLEGHLLASELTREPPPYPHVALLVSGGHTLLIEVAARGHYQLLGASRDDAAGEAFDKCAKLLGLSYPGGPQLAALAERGRAGACVLPRPMLHQDNLEFSFAGLKTAVRQAILNEPELGDERRADIARAVQDAIVEVLVGKSKRALELTGLSCLVVSGGVSANAELRSVLATELAAMGASCYFPSLEFCTDNAAMIALTGLLRLTSGEGLCSDLAIVARPRWPLEELNTR is encoded by the coding sequence ATGACTAGCGGTGAGAAACCGCGCCTGGTCCTCGGCATCGAAAGTTCCTGTGACGAGTCGGCGGTGGCGGTGATGGACAGCGAGCGCGGCCTGCTGGGCCATCGTGTCTTCAGCCAGATCGAGCTGCATCGCGCCCACGGCGGCGTGGTGCCTGAGCTCGCGTCGCGGGACCACATCCGCCGCCTGCTGCCGATGATCGAACAATTGCTCGCCGACCTTGGGCTCGCGCGGGGCGAGCTCGATGCCGTGGCCTACACGGCCGGACCGGGGCTGGTCGGCGCGCTGCTCACGGGTGCGGCGCTTGGCGAGGCGCTCGCCTTCGCCCTGGGGATTCCGGCGCTGCGCATTCATCATCTGGAAGGGCATTTGCTCGCGAGCGAGCTCACGCGCGAGCCACCGCCTTATCCGCATGTGGCGCTGCTCGTCTCGGGCGGTCATACCCTGCTCATCGAGGTCGCGGCCCGCGGCCATTACCAGCTGCTCGGCGCGAGCCGCGACGATGCGGCGGGCGAGGCTTTCGACAAATGCGCCAAGCTCTTAGGGCTGTCCTACCCGGGCGGGCCACAGCTTGCGGCGCTTGCCGAGCGGGGTCGCGCCGGCGCCTGCGTCCTGCCGCGCCCGATGCTGCATCAGGATAATCTCGAATTCAGTTTCGCCGGCCTCAAGACTGCCGTTCGCCAGGCGATTCTCAATGAGCCCGAGCTCGGCGATGAGCGTCGCGCCGATATCGCGCGCGCTGTTCAGGATGCCATCGTCGAGGTGCTGGTCGGCAAGTCGAAGCGCGCACTCGAGCTGACCGGACTGTCCTGTCTGGTCGTCTCTGGCGGCGTCAGCGCCAATGCCGAGCTGCGCAGCGTGCTCGCGACGGAGCTCGCGGCGATGGGCGCGAGCTGTTATTTCCCATCGCTGGAATTTTGCACCGACAATGCCGCGATGATCGCGCTCACCGGGCTCCTGCGATTGACCAGCGGCGAGGGGCTGTGTTCCGATCTGGCGATCGTGGCGCGGCCGCGCTGGCCGCTCGAGGAGCTCAATACCCGATGA
- the rpoD gene encoding RNA polymerase sigma factor RpoD — MTAKKSKKKAATKNRATRAAGARRRSAAAPRKSATRSGAKRKAAPAPKKNIKPAARVKAAKVPARSAPKSAASAKPASAAKVSAAAKSEVAAAKTAQAKVRARKTAAPTTTASETPPASPAQPTAAAPARRGRRGRRASPEIEKLLAPERSGGTLPEDRQSQLKLLIALGKEQSYLTYSQVNDHLPSEIVDPEQIEEIVNTINDMGIPVYEKAPDSESLLAAEPSGPTDEEAIEEAAAALAALDAELGRTTDPVRMYMREMGTVELLTREGEIRIAKRIEEGLDAVRLQLSMYPATFSFLQEAYQQVQAGQGRLVDIIVGFIDPNAPDVIAQPQNPTKVEARDENKSEDDDSEDEDGDDSEETVDTGPDPEEAAARFAKIGKLATQLLAALAKADAKEPKTVKLRKRLSDEFMELKLSPRMFDALISNLRAHVSEVRLLEKEIMVLAVREAGMPRKDFITTFPKNETNPRWITKHIKAGKKYSAPLEQLAPEVERRQVKLQQLEQLLHLSINEVKEINREVSIGEAKARRAKKEMVEANLRLVISIAKKYTNRGLQFLDLIQEGNIGLMKAVDKFEYRRGYKFSTYATWWIRQAITRSIADQARTIRIPVHMIETINKLNRISRQMLQEMGREPTPDELAVRMEMPEDKVRKVLKIAKEPISMETPIGDDEDSHLGDFIEDTSVASPIDQATSESLRETTHAVLAQLTPREAKVLRMRFGIDMNTDHTLEEVGKQFDVTRERIRQIEAKALRKLRHPSRSEQLRSFLIED, encoded by the coding sequence ATGACGGCCAAGAAATCCAAGAAAAAAGCGGCAACCAAAAACCGTGCGACGCGCGCCGCAGGCGCACGCCGCAGGAGCGCGGCTGCGCCACGCAAAAGTGCCACCCGGTCTGGCGCGAAGCGCAAGGCGGCGCCGGCGCCGAAGAAAAACATCAAGCCCGCCGCGCGCGTCAAGGCGGCAAAAGTACCGGCGCGAAGCGCGCCGAAGTCCGCAGCGTCAGCCAAACCAGCTTCAGCGGCGAAAGTCAGCGCGGCCGCCAAATCCGAGGTCGCTGCAGCGAAAACCGCCCAAGCCAAGGTCCGCGCGCGCAAGACTGCGGCCCCCACAACGACTGCGAGCGAGACTCCGCCCGCATCGCCGGCCCAACCGACCGCCGCGGCACCCGCGCGCAGAGGCCGCCGCGGCCGTCGCGCATCGCCCGAAATCGAAAAACTGCTCGCGCCCGAGCGCAGCGGCGGCACCCTGCCCGAAGATCGGCAGTCGCAGCTCAAGCTCCTGATCGCGCTCGGCAAGGAACAGAGCTACCTGACCTACTCCCAGGTCAACGATCACCTCCCCTCCGAGATCGTCGACCCCGAGCAGATCGAAGAGATCGTCAACACCATCAACGACATGGGCATTCCGGTGTACGAAAAGGCACCGGACAGCGAGTCCCTGCTTGCCGCCGAGCCCTCCGGTCCGACCGACGAAGAAGCGATCGAAGAAGCCGCGGCCGCGCTCGCGGCCCTCGATGCGGAACTTGGCCGTACGACCGATCCGGTGCGCATGTACATGCGCGAGATGGGTACGGTCGAGCTGCTCACACGCGAAGGCGAAATCCGCATCGCGAAGCGCATCGAAGAAGGCCTCGACGCTGTTCGCCTGCAGCTGTCGATGTACCCCGCGACATTTTCCTTCCTGCAGGAAGCCTATCAGCAGGTGCAAGCCGGTCAGGGCCGGCTGGTCGACATCATCGTCGGGTTCATCGACCCGAACGCGCCCGACGTCATTGCCCAGCCGCAGAATCCGACCAAGGTCGAGGCGCGCGATGAAAACAAGTCGGAAGACGACGACAGCGAAGACGAAGACGGCGACGACAGCGAGGAGACCGTCGACACCGGTCCCGATCCGGAAGAAGCCGCAGCACGCTTCGCCAAGATCGGCAAGCTTGCAACCCAATTGCTCGCGGCACTCGCCAAGGCCGATGCCAAGGAACCGAAGACCGTCAAGCTGCGCAAGCGTCTGTCCGATGAGTTCATGGAGCTGAAGCTCTCGCCGCGCATGTTCGATGCGCTCATCTCCAACCTTCGCGCGCACGTCTCCGAAGTGCGCCTGCTCGAGAAGGAAATCATGGTGCTCGCCGTGCGCGAAGCCGGCATGCCGCGCAAGGACTTCATCACGACCTTCCCGAAGAACGAAACCAACCCGCGCTGGATCACCAAGCACATCAAGGCCGGCAAGAAGTATTCGGCGCCGCTCGAGCAGCTCGCCCCCGAGGTCGAGCGCCGCCAGGTCAAGCTGCAGCAGCTGGAGCAGCTCCTGCACCTGTCGATCAACGAGGTGAAGGAGATCAACCGCGAGGTCTCGATCGGCGAGGCCAAGGCACGCCGCGCGAAGAAGGAAATGGTCGAGGCGAACCTGCGCCTCGTCATCTCCATCGCCAAGAAGTACACCAACCGCGGCCTGCAGTTCCTCGACCTCATCCAGGAAGGCAACATCGGCCTCATGAAGGCGGTCGACAAGTTCGAATACCGCCGCGGCTACAAGTTCTCGACCTATGCGACCTGGTGGATACGTCAGGCCATCACGCGTTCGATCGCCGACCAGGCACGCACCATTCGCATCCCGGTGCACATGATCGAAACCATCAACAAGCTGAACCGCATTTCGCGGCAGATGCTGCAGGAGATGGGACGCGAACCGACCCCGGATGAACTCGCCGTGCGCATGGAGATGCCCGAAGACAAGGTGCGCAAGGTCCTGAAGATCGCCAAGGAACCGATCTCGATGGAAACGCCCATCGGCGATGACGAGGACTCACACCTCGGCGATTTCATCGAAGATACCTCGGTGGCCTCGCCCATCGACCAGGCAACCAGCGAATCGCTGCGCGAGACGACCCACGCCGTGCTCGCCCAGCTCACGCCTCGCGAGGCCAAGGTGCTGCGCATGCGCTTCGGTATCGACATGAACACCGACCACACCCTCGAGGAAGTCGGCAAGCAGTTCGACGTCACCCGCGAGCGTATACGTCAGATCGAAGCGAAGGCGCTGCGCAAGCTTCGCCACCCTTCGCGCTCCGAGCAGCTGCGCAGTTTCCTGATCGAGGACTGA
- a CDS encoding Ig-like domain-containing protein, with the protein MNTICKRSNLALLAAGLLLASATASAQTEVWLRVQQFNKRVADGSGNGNGTTAVPMWGYRECTASFAACSGPVLSPGPTINMAPGDTTLTVHIQNRLPPGLANITNATSVVIPALPKAMSPVKFTDGDGRERVRSFDTETPRTPAAASEGTYVWENVPAGTYLYHSGTHPQVQVQMGLFGAVVKRASATEAYPGVAIDGDQVLLFSEIDPAIHAAVDTDTYGVAPGPTSTERYHPRFFLINGEAYRPNVDPIDVPAGNVLLRLVNAGIESHAPQLIGEYFTTVAEDGHPLPARHSQYSTLLAAGKTLDVLFAPATAATYPMIDRTLRLANNSTAGGGMFARLRVGNTPGVGNPIAADDLFCVQSPTGEGVCNFEGGNIVSGAINTGAPGVLGNDSDPNGDPIRVSPGQAFVLSGVAQPPATLAVNAGTAAAAGRLAFNPQDPTWVGIASFTYTVTENAPGVILADQLVSAPGTVRIVRDMRASSTVFHNPAGTAQDQWELAGVLRDAPVGGTVTVQFVQNTGNTNCTRVGQGVDGGATPTVVPVTGNSWTFTGLLANPAGCNRIRIEARMPDMPGEVSEHNTALETNFQRVNTPL; encoded by the coding sequence ATGAATACGATCTGTAAGCGATCCAATCTGGCGTTACTCGCCGCGGGACTGTTGCTCGCGAGCGCGACCGCTTCGGCGCAGACTGAAGTGTGGCTGCGTGTGCAGCAATTCAACAAGCGGGTCGCCGACGGCTCCGGCAATGGCAATGGCACGACGGCTGTCCCCATGTGGGGCTATCGTGAGTGCACGGCCAGTTTCGCGGCCTGCTCGGGTCCGGTGCTCTCGCCCGGCCCGACCATCAACATGGCGCCTGGCGATACGACGCTGACCGTTCATATCCAGAACCGCCTGCCACCGGGTCTGGCGAACATCACCAACGCGACCTCGGTCGTGATCCCTGCCTTGCCCAAGGCAATGAGTCCGGTGAAGTTCACGGATGGCGACGGTCGCGAGCGTGTCCGCTCCTTCGACACCGAAACTCCCCGCACGCCTGCAGCGGCCAGTGAAGGCACCTATGTGTGGGAGAACGTTCCGGCGGGTACTTATCTCTACCACAGTGGTACACACCCGCAGGTGCAGGTGCAGATGGGTCTTTTTGGCGCCGTGGTCAAGCGCGCCAGCGCGACCGAGGCCTATCCGGGCGTCGCGATCGACGGCGATCAGGTGCTGCTGTTCAGTGAGATCGATCCTGCGATACACGCCGCAGTGGATACCGATACTTATGGCGTTGCGCCCGGTCCCACCAGCACCGAGCGCTATCACCCGCGTTTCTTTCTGATCAATGGCGAAGCCTATCGCCCCAATGTCGATCCCATCGACGTGCCGGCTGGCAACGTGCTGTTGCGGCTCGTGAACGCGGGCATCGAGAGCCACGCGCCGCAGCTCATTGGTGAGTACTTCACGACGGTTGCCGAAGACGGCCATCCGCTGCCGGCACGCCACTCGCAATACTCGACACTGCTCGCCGCCGGCAAGACCCTGGATGTGCTGTTTGCACCGGCCACGGCGGCGACCTATCCCATGATCGATCGCACACTGCGACTGGCGAACAACAGCACGGCCGGCGGCGGCATGTTTGCCCGGTTGCGCGTTGGCAATACGCCGGGCGTCGGCAATCCGATCGCGGCGGACGACCTCTTCTGTGTGCAGTCGCCGACCGGCGAGGGCGTCTGCAACTTCGAAGGAGGCAACATCGTCAGTGGCGCCATCAATACGGGTGCGCCGGGCGTGCTCGGCAACGACAGCGACCCGAATGGCGACCCCATTCGCGTGTCACCGGGCCAGGCCTTCGTGCTCTCCGGCGTGGCGCAGCCGCCCGCAACCCTTGCTGTCAACGCAGGTACGGCGGCTGCCGCGGGTAGGCTGGCCTTCAATCCGCAGGATCCCACCTGGGTCGGCATCGCTTCGTTCACCTATACGGTGACGGAGAATGCGCCGGGCGTCATCCTGGCGGATCAGCTGGTGAGTGCGCCGGGCACGGTGCGCATCGTGCGCGACATGCGTGCAAGTTCCACGGTATTCCACAACCCCGCCGGTACGGCCCAGGATCAGTGGGAACTCGCGGGCGTCCTGCGTGATGCCCCGGTGGGCGGCACGGTGACAGTCCAGTTCGTACAGAACACCGGCAACACCAACTGCACGCGCGTCGGCCAGGGCGTCGATGGCGGTGCAACCCCGACGGTTGTGCCGGTGACAGGCAACAGCTGGACGTTCACGGGCCTCCTTGCGAATCCTGCCGGCTGCAACCGCATCCGGATCGAAGCGCGGATGCCCGACATGCCGGGCGAAGTGTCTGAACACAACACCGCCCTGGAAACCAACTTCCAGCGCGTCAACACGCCGCTTTGA
- a CDS encoding multicopper oxidase domain-containing protein: MSTEMKTSGAWLVAMLLVAPMTQAAVSGISGTPCAGASACFDLQARAGHIALGDGNSLLTWGYGVAGSDMQYPGPTLIVNQGDTVQVTLTNTDIPLPVSIVFPGQVGVNASGGTTGLITNEVATGGGTVTYTFTASNAGTYMYQSGSTPELEVEMGMVGALIVRPSGFNAASPHAYNYGTVATAYDREFLFFLSDMDRRAHAAVETTLQAALAAGTPITDDLLVAAADPAAYAATLWFINGRNGPDTMHPDNIGWLPRQPYGALARMHPGERTLMRIVGAGRDLHPFHHHGNNAWLIARDGRVLGSGDATPEAPYPDFLPRPPVAPLANPDLAPGGVTSARLPDLATSNYTVQVVPGSTYDAIFTWTGLGLNWDIYGNRPGHSPSDCGAREPNEDPNSHCKAIPVVLPEQQSLTFGGLWSGSAYLGTLEALPPNQGGLNPAGGFSYMWHSHTERELTNDDIFPGGMMTMMIIEGPEVPLD; encoded by the coding sequence ATGAGTACTGAGATGAAGACTTCGGGTGCCTGGCTGGTCGCGATGCTGCTGGTTGCGCCCATGACGCAGGCCGCGGTTTCGGGCATCAGCGGCACACCCTGCGCCGGTGCAAGTGCCTGCTTCGACCTGCAGGCACGGGCGGGGCATATTGCGCTTGGCGACGGCAACAGCCTGTTGACCTGGGGATATGGTGTTGCGGGGAGCGACATGCAATACCCGGGACCCACGCTGATCGTCAACCAGGGTGATACCGTGCAGGTCACGCTCACAAACACGGACATCCCATTGCCGGTGTCGATCGTGTTTCCCGGCCAGGTCGGGGTCAACGCTTCGGGTGGCACGACCGGGCTCATCACCAATGAAGTGGCGACGGGCGGCGGAACCGTGACCTATACCTTCACGGCCTCGAATGCCGGCACCTATATGTATCAGAGCGGCTCGACGCCCGAGCTCGAGGTCGAGATGGGTATGGTGGGTGCGCTGATCGTCCGGCCGTCAGGGTTCAACGCGGCGAGCCCCCATGCCTATAACTACGGCACGGTGGCCACGGCCTACGACCGCGAGTTCCTGTTTTTTCTGTCTGATATGGACCGCCGGGCGCATGCCGCGGTCGAAACGACGCTGCAGGCTGCGCTGGCAGCGGGTACGCCAATAACAGACGATCTGCTGGTCGCCGCCGCCGACCCGGCTGCCTACGCTGCGACGCTGTGGTTCATCAACGGCCGCAATGGCCCGGACACCATGCATCCGGACAATATTGGCTGGCTGCCGCGTCAGCCCTATGGCGCACTGGCGCGCATGCACCCGGGCGAGCGCACGTTGATGCGCATTGTCGGCGCGGGTCGTGATCTGCATCCCTTCCACCATCACGGCAACAATGCCTGGCTGATTGCCCGCGACGGCCGCGTGCTGGGCTCGGGTGATGCGACGCCCGAGGCACCCTATCCTGATTTTCTGCCACGACCTCCCGTCGCACCGCTCGCGAATCCCGATCTCGCTCCGGGCGGCGTGACCTCGGCGCGCTTGCCGGATCTCGCAACCTCAAACTACACCGTGCAGGTCGTACCCGGCAGCACCTATGACGCGATCTTCACCTGGACCGGACTCGGTCTCAACTGGGACATCTACGGCAATCGACCGGGGCACTCGCCATCGGATTGCGGCGCGCGTGAGCCGAACGAGGATCCAAACAGTCATTGCAAGGCGATACCCGTCGTGCTGCCTGAGCAACAGTCGCTCACTTTCGGTGGCCTGTGGAGCGGCAGCGCCTACCTCGGCACGCTCGAAGCGTTGCCACCCAACCAGGGCGGCTTGAATCCGGCGGGCGGCTTTTCGTACATGTGGCACTCGCATACCGAGCGCGAACTCACGAACGATGACATTTTCCCGGGCGGCATGATGACCATGATGATCATCGAAGGCCCGGAAGTTCCGCTCGACTAA
- the rpsU gene encoding 30S ribosomal protein S21, whose translation MPSVRVRENEYFDVALRRFKRACEKAGVLTELRRREFYEKPTQERKRKKAAAIKRHIKRATIGTARPR comes from the coding sequence ATGCCGAGCGTGAGAGTTCGAGAAAACGAGTACTTCGATGTCGCCTTGCGGCGCTTCAAGCGTGCCTGCGAAAAGGCCGGCGTCCTGACCGAGCTCCGTCGCCGCGAATTCTACGAGAAGCCGACCCAGGAACGTAAGCGCAAGAAGGCCGCCGCCATCAAGCGGCACATCAAACGCGCCACCATCGGGACCGCGCGCCCACGATGA
- the folB gene encoding dihydroneopterin aldolase, whose amino-acid sequence MNFDDGADVIFLRGLTTECIIGFIDWERRVRQRVVIDLEMPADCRRAAARDSVDDTLDYKRVAKRIIAFVEESQFHLVETLAERLAALLLEEFALAWVRLSINKPGAIRGSRDVGVSILRRAG is encoded by the coding sequence ATGAATTTCGACGACGGTGCCGATGTGATATTCCTGCGCGGCCTTACCACCGAATGCATCATCGGTTTCATCGATTGGGAACGGCGCGTGCGCCAGCGCGTCGTGATCGACCTCGAGATGCCGGCCGACTGTCGCCGTGCGGCTGCGCGCGATAGCGTCGATGACACGCTCGACTACAAGCGCGTGGCGAAACGCATCATCGCCTTCGTCGAAGAGTCGCAGTTTCATCTCGTGGAAACGCTGGCCGAGCGGCTGGCGGCGCTGCTCCTCGAGGAATTCGCCCTCGCCTGGGTGCGCCTGTCGATCAACAAGCCGGGCGCCATCCGCGGTTCGCGCGATGTCGGCGTGTCGATCCTGCGCCGGGCGGGCTGA
- a CDS encoding GatB/YqeY domain-containing protein, which produces MTLKERITEDMKAAMRSGEKERLGTIRMLQAAIKQREVDERITLDDTAVLVVIEKMIKQRREAISQFEAGNRADLAAKETAEVELLAAYLPAQLSEAEIEQLVNACVAETGASTVKDMGKVMAAVKARAQGRADMSVISAKVKARLAG; this is translated from the coding sequence ATGACACTCAAGGAGCGCATCACCGAAGACATGAAAGCGGCGATGCGGTCGGGCGAGAAAGAGCGGCTCGGCACCATTCGCATGCTGCAGGCCGCCATCAAGCAGCGCGAAGTCGATGAGCGCATTACGCTCGATGATACCGCGGTCCTTGTGGTCATCGAGAAAATGATCAAACAGCGGCGCGAAGCCATCAGCCAGTTCGAAGCCGGCAACCGCGCCGATCTCGCCGCCAAGGAAACCGCCGAAGTCGAACTGCTCGCCGCCTACCTCCCCGCGCAACTGAGTGAAGCCGAGATCGAGCAACTGGTGAATGCCTGCGTCGCCGAAACCGGCGCCAGCACCGTCAAGGACATGGGCAAGGTGATGGCTGCGGTGAAGGCCCGCGCCCAGGGCCGGGCGGACATGTCGGTCATCAGCGCGAAGGTCAAGGCCCGGCTCGCCGGCTGA
- a CDS encoding pteridine reductase, with protein sequence MAKNSAPLAGRTALITGAAHRLGAAMARKLHGAGARVVIHYRSGAEQAQQLAEALQRDRAGSVALVQADLLDLELLPQIIATAAAPDDKLDILVNNASTFYPTPFGSIDEQQFADLVGTNLRAPLFLSQAAAPLLRASKGLILNIVDIHGMRPLRNYPVYSIAKAGLIALTRSLARELGPEIRVNAIAPGPVLWPEDDGPDESERESIIQRTALKRAGDPDDIAKACLYFATSADYVTGQVLAVDGGRSVGW encoded by the coding sequence ATGGCGAAAAACTCAGCACCGCTCGCGGGCCGCACCGCGCTGATCACGGGCGCAGCGCATCGCCTCGGCGCAGCGATGGCCCGCAAGCTCCATGGCGCGGGCGCGCGCGTGGTGATCCACTATCGCAGCGGCGCAGAGCAGGCGCAGCAGCTGGCGGAAGCGCTGCAGCGCGATCGCGCCGGTTCGGTCGCGCTGGTGCAGGCGGACCTGCTCGATCTGGAACTGCTGCCGCAGATCATTGCGACAGCCGCAGCGCCCGACGACAAGCTCGACATTCTCGTCAACAACGCCTCGACCTTCTATCCGACGCCTTTCGGCAGCATCGATGAGCAACAGTTCGCGGACCTGGTGGGCACCAACCTGCGCGCGCCCCTGTTCCTGTCGCAGGCGGCGGCACCGCTGCTGCGCGCGAGCAAGGGATTGATACTCAATATCGTCGACATTCACGGCATGCGCCCATTGCGCAACTATCCGGTCTACAGCATCGCCAAAGCCGGGCTGATCGCACTGACGCGTTCACTGGCCCGCGAACTCGGTCCCGAGATCCGTGTCAACGCCATAGCTCCTGGGCCGGTGTTGTGGCCCGAGGACGACGGGCCCGATGAAAGCGAACGCGAAAGCATCATCCAGCGCACCGCGTTGAAGCGCGCGGGCGATCCCGACGATATTGCCAAAGCTTGCCTTTACTTCGCGACGTCCGCCGACTATGTCACCGGCCAGGTGCTCGCGGTCGATGGCGGCCGCAGCGTCGGCTGGTAA
- the dnaG gene encoding DNA primase gives MAGRIPQHFIDELIARCDIVELIGSRVELKKAGREYKACCPFHNEKTPSFWVSPAKQFYHCFGCGAHGTALSFLMEFDRLSFPDAIAELAQRLGLEVPRDAPADAAERQRDELQRLNDDVARYFQQQLRADKRANEYLRRRGLAGDDIERFALGFADPSWNALLQRFGTDRKRLQHLAELGLIIARDGGSEGYYDRFRDRIMFPIRDIRGRVLGFGGRVLDAGEPKYLNSPESPLFHKGHELYGLYEVRQQRDALRRLLVVEGYMDVVRLHQAGIGYAVATLGTATTAQHLQRAFRLVREVVFAFDGDTAGRRAAWRALGNALGEAREGREIRFVFLPEGEDPDSLVAKEGRQAFEQRLDAAEPLSEFLVRGLAADLDLAHADGRARFAAAAKPLVAAVPDGVYKALLISRIADEIGLPATQLQDLWVDANGARPASAPGASHKRPPRPASRMRPGRGNLLTQALAIALHYPAAAAAIDDGRCEALARSARPGVDVLSEILAQLRATPGLTMGGLLERWRGHRYEERLAELSGNAPALTDESAAARELTAAVDRLIAGEVRERIDALIARGDQLSAEEKQELQALMSKVGDGEKR, from the coding sequence ATGGCAGGCCGGATCCCCCAGCATTTCATCGACGAGCTGATCGCGCGTTGCGACATCGTCGAACTGATCGGCAGCCGCGTCGAACTGAAAAAAGCCGGTCGCGAATACAAGGCCTGCTGCCCGTTCCACAACGAAAAAACGCCATCTTTCTGGGTGAGTCCCGCCAAGCAGTTCTACCACTGCTTCGGCTGCGGCGCGCATGGCACCGCGCTCAGCTTCTTGATGGAGTTCGACCGCTTGAGTTTCCCGGACGCCATCGCCGAGCTCGCGCAGCGCCTCGGCCTCGAGGTGCCACGCGATGCGCCCGCCGATGCTGCCGAGCGCCAGCGTGACGAACTGCAGCGCCTCAACGATGACGTGGCGCGATACTTCCAGCAACAACTGCGCGCGGACAAACGTGCGAACGAGTACCTGCGCCGCCGTGGTCTGGCGGGTGATGACATCGAGCGCTTTGCACTGGGGTTTGCGGACCCATCGTGGAATGCCTTGCTGCAACGATTCGGGACCGATCGCAAGCGCCTGCAACACCTCGCCGAACTCGGCCTGATCATCGCGCGGGACGGCGGGAGCGAGGGCTATTACGACCGCTTTCGCGACCGGATCATGTTTCCGATACGCGATATTCGCGGCCGCGTGCTGGGATTCGGCGGCCGGGTCTTGGATGCCGGAGAACCGAAATACCTCAACTCGCCCGAGTCACCGCTATTTCACAAGGGCCACGAACTCTACGGACTCTACGAAGTTCGCCAGCAGCGCGATGCGCTGCGCCGGCTGCTGGTCGTCGAGGGCTATATGGACGTCGTGCGCCTGCACCAGGCGGGCATCGGCTATGCCGTGGCAACACTCGGCACCGCAACCACGGCACAGCATCTGCAACGCGCGTTCCGTCTGGTACGCGAAGTGGTATTCGCTTTCGATGGCGACACTGCGGGCCGCCGCGCCGCCTGGCGCGCGCTCGGCAATGCACTCGGTGAAGCACGCGAGGGGCGCGAGATCCGCTTCGTCTTTCTTCCCGAGGGTGAAGACCCGGACAGCCTCGTGGCCAAGGAAGGCAGGCAAGCGTTCGAGCAACGCCTCGATGCCGCCGAGCCGCTGTCGGAATTTCTGGTGCGCGGCCTGGCAGCGGATCTGGATCTGGCCCACGCCGACGGTCGCGCACGATTCGCCGCCGCGGCCAAGCCCTTGGTGGCTGCCGTGCCGGACGGTGTCTACAAGGCGCTGCTGATCAGCCGGATTGCCGACGAGATCGGCCTGCCAGCCACGCAGTTGCAGGACCTATGGGTGGATGCGAATGGCGCGCGCCCCGCGAGTGCGCCGGGGGCAAGTCACAAGCGCCCGCCGCGGCCCGCCAGCCGGATGCGGCCGGGGCGCGGCAATCTGCTCACCCAGGCGCTCGCAATCGCCCTGCATTATCCCGCCGCAGCGGCCGCCATCGACGACGGACGGTGCGAGGCGCTTGCCCGCAGCGCGCGACCCGGCGTCGACGTGCTGTCGGAAATCCTGGCGCAGCTGCGGGCGACTCCGGGCCTCACAATGGGCGGCCTGCTCGAGCGCTGGCGCGGCCATCGCTACGAGGAACGCCTGGCGGAGCTGTCGGGCAATGCCCCTGCCCTGACGGATGAATCGGCCGCTGCCCGGGAACTCACTGCGGCGGTTGACCGTCTGATCGCGGGCGAGGTGAGGGAGCGCATCGACGCCCTGATCGCGCGGGGCGACCAGCTCAGCGCCGAAGAAAAGCAGGAACTTCAAGCGCTTATGTCAAAGGTCGGCGACGGCGAAAAGCGCTGA
- the folK gene encoding 2-amino-4-hydroxy-6-hydroxymethyldihydropteridine diphosphokinase produces the protein MVAVYVAGGSNVDAPRNVKRAAALLRQRFADIRFSHAYQNAPAGFDGADFINFVAGFTTSEPLADVVAALQKIEAACGRARLAPKWEPRSMDLDILLYGDEINLRGSPRLPRPDLLRRSYMLGPMAEIAPDVVHPTTRRSVGELWREFDAASHPLTPIDLDLARD, from the coding sequence TTGGTTGCCGTCTATGTCGCCGGCGGCAGCAACGTCGATGCGCCGCGCAACGTCAAGCGCGCGGCAGCGTTGTTGCGCCAGCGATTCGCCGACATCCGTTTCTCGCATGCCTACCAGAATGCGCCAGCCGGGTTCGACGGCGCGGATTTCATCAACTTCGTCGCCGGATTCACGACCTCGGAACCACTTGCGGACGTCGTCGCGGCCTTGCAGAAGATAGAAGCCGCCTGCGGCCGCGCGCGCCTCGCGCCGAAGTGGGAGCCGCGCAGCATGGACCTCGACATTCTGCTCTATGGCGATGAGATCAACCTGCGCGGCTCGCCGCGACTGCCGCGTCCCGATCTGCTGCGCCGCAGCTACATGCTGGGGCCAATGGCGGAAATCGCGCCCGACGTCGTGCATCCGACGACAAGGCGCAGCGTTGGCGAGCTGTGGCGCGAGTTCGACGCGGCAAGCCATCCGCTCACGCCCATCGATCTCGATCTGGCGCGCGACTGA